One window of the Chryseobacterium camelliae genome contains the following:
- a CDS encoding EamA family transporter, which yields MWWIYALLSALFASLTAIFAKIGITGVNSNLATAIRTVIILIVAWGIVLARGETRGITTLSKQNLIFLVISGIATGLSWIFYFKALQIGKVSQVAPVDKLSVSLTIVLSVLFLGETLTLKTAIGALLIIGGTVLLILE from the coding sequence ATGTGGTGGATATATGCATTGCTTTCTGCCTTGTTTGCATCGCTTACAGCAATATTTGCAAAAATCGGTATTACAGGTGTTAACTCTAACCTTGCGACTGCTATCCGAACTGTTATTATATTAATTGTTGCGTGGGGAATAGTTTTAGCCAGAGGCGAAACAAGAGGAATTACAACATTATCAAAACAGAACTTGATTTTCCTCGTGATATCTGGTATTGCGACAGGACTTTCCTGGATATTCTATTTTAAAGCGTTACAAATAGGCAAAGTGTCGCAAGTTGCACCAGTGGATAAACTTAGTGTATCACTAACCATAGTGTTATCGGTATTATTCCTAGGCGAAACATTGACCTTAAAAACGGCAATCGGGGCTTTATTAATTATTGGTGGAACTGTATTATTGATTTTGGAGTGA
- a CDS encoding phosphatase PAP2 family protein, with amino-acid sequence MIDWILEKDKQILLWINGHHTDFMDQIMWFASEKLSWIPFYLAILIILILKYKKQSWWIIFLILPLITLSDQLAASIIRPLFERLRPSHTEGLQNLLHYVNGYTGGQYGFVSAHTLNVFSLATYLSKATYKNISWMPYILFPWAFFVSYSRIYLGVHYPTDVVVPIMLGLLNGTLFFWIYRSFKPTFLKN; translated from the coding sequence ATGATTGATTGGATATTAGAAAAAGATAAACAAATATTACTGTGGATCAACGGTCATCACACAGATTTTATGGATCAGATAATGTGGTTTGCCAGCGAAAAGTTGAGCTGGATTCCGTTTTATCTTGCTATTTTAATTATATTGATTTTAAAATATAAAAAGCAAAGCTGGTGGATTATTTTCCTTATTCTCCCATTAATTACGTTAAGCGACCAATTGGCAGCATCTATTATTCGTCCACTATTTGAACGCTTAAGACCCAGTCATACAGAAGGATTGCAAAATCTTTTGCATTACGTTAATGGTTATACAGGAGGGCAATATGGTTTTGTATCTGCTCACACATTAAATGTTTTTTCGCTTGCGACTTACCTTAGCAAAGCGACTTATAAAAATATAAGTTGGATGCCTTATATATTATTTCCGTGGGCATTTTTTGTTTCCTATAGCAGAATATATCTTGGAGTCCATTATCCCACAGATGTTGTTGTGCCCATAATGCTTGGGCTCTTGAATGGAACATTATTCTTTTGGATATATAGAAGCTTTAAACCGACCTTTTTAAAAAATTAA
- a CDS encoding recombinase family protein — protein sequence MQAVYLYIRVSTDEQAVKGYSQRSQLDRLVHYCKDHNLIIAKTIFEDYSAKTFNRPEWNKLFAELKLTKNQSSLILFTYWDRFSRNIMDAYKMLERLQNMKVSIQAIEQQIDFSIPESKIMLAMYWATSEVENDKRSRNVRLGMQKARLEGRWINKAPIGYRNKITSDGKKYIALYEPEAYIIREAFTAIVRQNKYCLTEIYKDAVSNGLSCSRSAFYRLVRNPIYCGKIKIPAFEDKSERIVEGTHERLIPVVLFDHVQRIIKDADLNHPKKLTSKRIVNENLIFRGVLQCPNCGNTLTGSGSQGHTKKYYYYHCMGRCSYRVRADVINLSFLSFLKNNRVVEPFLELTNSISKEIYGEEHHDYIQKKEEIKKEMEKLIDRGFNAQKLFSNGNIDYDDYILIRSRCQESLKDNTDKLRQQALKIVAEKHTEKGTDYIINHLGEFYENSDTITKQRIIRLFFPDKVKVIEGNIEKMLSESVQTIFGLTASASKIKEIHGQQTEQAIVEFFKELYFLGYEQNLKNI from the coding sequence ATGCAAGCCGTTTATCTGTACATACGAGTCAGTACTGATGAACAGGCTGTAAAAGGATATTCCCAACGCAGCCAGTTGGATCGACTTGTGCATTATTGTAAAGATCACAATCTCATTATTGCCAAAACTATTTTCGAAGACTATTCTGCAAAAACATTTAACCGACCGGAGTGGAACAAGTTGTTCGCTGAACTTAAGCTCACTAAGAACCAATCTTCACTTATTCTCTTTACTTATTGGGATCGATTCAGCCGCAATATTATGGACGCTTATAAGATGTTAGAAAGATTGCAGAATATGAAAGTCTCAATTCAGGCAATTGAACAGCAGATAGACTTCTCAATCCCGGAAAGTAAAATTATGTTGGCAATGTATTGGGCTACTTCTGAAGTAGAAAACGATAAAAGAAGCCGTAATGTACGTTTGGGAATGCAAAAAGCAAGACTGGAAGGAAGATGGATCAATAAGGCTCCTATAGGATATAGAAATAAAATCACATCTGATGGGAAAAAATATATAGCCCTCTACGAACCGGAAGCATATATTATCCGTGAGGCTTTTACAGCTATAGTGAGACAAAATAAATATTGTTTAACTGAAATATACAAGGATGCGGTATCAAATGGGCTTAGTTGTAGTAGAAGTGCTTTTTATCGGTTGGTAAGAAATCCTATTTATTGTGGTAAAATAAAAATTCCGGCATTCGAAGATAAATCTGAAAGAATTGTTGAGGGTACTCATGAGCGTCTTATACCTGTCGTTTTATTTGATCATGTTCAAAGAATAATAAAAGACGCAGATTTAAACCATCCTAAGAAACTAACTTCAAAAAGGATAGTCAATGAAAATTTAATTTTTAGAGGTGTCCTACAATGTCCTAATTGTGGAAATACGCTTACAGGAAGTGGCTCGCAGGGACATACTAAAAAATATTATTATTACCATTGTATGGGACGTTGTTCATACCGGGTAAGAGCTGACGTTATCAATTTGAGTTTTCTTTCATTCCTTAAGAATAATAGAGTGGTAGAACCATTTTTAGAACTTACCAATAGTATCTCAAAGGAAATTTACGGTGAAGAACATCATGATTATATTCAGAAAAAAGAGGAGATAAAGAAAGAAATGGAAAAATTGATTGATAGGGGATTCAATGCACAAAAGCTATTTTCAAATGGGAATATTGACTATGATGATTATATACTAATAAGAAGTCGTTGTCAGGAATCTTTAAAAGATAATACTGATAAATTGAGACAGCAGGCTTTAAAAATAGTGGCTGAAAAACATACAGAAAAGGGAACTGATTACATAATTAACCACTTAGGGGAGTTTTATGAAAATTCAGATACTATAACCAAACAGAGAATTATCAGGTTGTTTTTTCCGGATAAAGTAAAAGTAATAGAAGGGAATATTGAAAAAATGCTATCAGAAAGTGTTCAGACTATATTTGGATTAACTGCTTCAGCTTCGAAAATAAAAGAAATCCACGGTCAGCAGACAGAGCAAGCAATAGTTGAATTTTTTAAAGAATTATATTTTTTAGGGTATGAACAAAACTTAAAAAATATCTAA
- a CDS encoding DUF6602 domain-containing protein produces MAHDNSPLKSQIPNQGWKQFLIARDEMLSAYDNAKEHSNKRQVKTGHGNVAESAFRKWLTKFLPKRYGVTAGYIISPGVPNAENFIHYDVIIYDQLESPVLWIENNADSSELGRFMAIPVEYVRGVIEVKSAFNKKAVKKAVEQLTKLKPLLAYTEPANHPMKLYLPPNFFFATVFYELRKKDEMDFAALDELVEAAAMRGFYGGYILRGETIEKYYSGKLILLRESQERVRDNQSLLFYAHSKSYKVADGTFRKIQLDYAESYFSEFAFDIIALLKGTYNPNVLSSMYGMGSTQWENGSAVDIRYFKPEDVKKFDEETAKFYRK; encoded by the coding sequence ATGGCACATGATAATTCTCCACTAAAAAGCCAGATTCCTAATCAAGGTTGGAAACAATTTCTTATAGCAAGGGATGAAATGCTTTCCGCATATGATAATGCAAAGGAGCATTCCAATAAACGGCAGGTAAAGACAGGTCACGGTAACGTAGCAGAATCAGCATTCCGCAAATGGCTCACCAAATTTTTACCAAAGCGGTATGGTGTTACAGCCGGTTACATCATTTCGCCTGGAGTACCAAATGCTGAAAATTTTATTCACTATGACGTAATTATATACGACCAGTTAGAATCACCAGTACTGTGGATAGAAAACAATGCCGATTCTTCTGAACTAGGACGGTTCATGGCAATTCCTGTGGAATATGTTCGTGGAGTAATTGAGGTTAAATCTGCATTCAACAAAAAGGCAGTCAAAAAAGCGGTAGAGCAATTGACAAAACTCAAACCGCTATTAGCTTATACGGAACCTGCGAACCACCCTATGAAATTATATCTTCCGCCAAACTTCTTTTTTGCGACGGTCTTTTATGAGCTTCGAAAGAAAGACGAAATGGACTTCGCTGCTCTAGATGAATTAGTTGAAGCCGCAGCAATGAGGGGATTTTATGGAGGTTATATACTCCGTGGCGAAACCATAGAAAAATATTATAGCGGCAAATTAATACTGCTTAGAGAGTCGCAAGAAAGAGTAAGAGATAATCAATCTCTTTTGTTTTATGCACACTCGAAAAGCTATAAGGTAGCAGATGGTACTTTTAGAAAAATACAGCTCGATTATGCAGAATCATACTTTTCAGAATTTGCTTTCGATATAATAGCTTTATTAAAAGGAACATATAATCCAAATGTATTGTCCAGTATGTACGGTATGGGATCAACGCAATGGGAAAATGGCAGTGCAGTAGATATAAGATATTTTAAACCCGAAGACGTTAAAAAATTTGACGAAGAAACTGCCAAGTTCTATAGAAAATAA
- a CDS encoding phosphatase PAP2 family protein, whose translation MKNILSRLCFTLICSILFTANVDAQKMDSIYSYKPLRFQPKQLIIPSGLILTGIAFNGSGRESVKNEFVEERNEAIPKFRTRLDDYLQFSPIALTYGFEAIGMKPKTDIANRSVILLKSELIMFASVELLKNTTKTLRPDGSAYNSFPSGHTAQAFAAATLLSEEYGYRYKWVPYVSYGLASGVGALRMANNKHYISDVLVAAGIGILSTKIAYWTHRYKWGKPKRVSDYKD comes from the coding sequence ATGAAAAATATTTTGTCAAGATTATGTTTTACATTGATATGCTCCATTTTATTTACAGCAAATGTAGATGCCCAGAAAATGGATAGTATTTACTCGTACAAACCACTTCGCTTTCAACCTAAACAACTTATCATTCCATCAGGACTTATCCTAACAGGGATAGCATTTAATGGCAGCGGTCGCGAATCTGTAAAAAATGAATTTGTTGAAGAACGAAATGAAGCTATACCAAAATTCAGAACAAGATTGGATGACTACCTTCAATTTTCACCCATAGCACTAACTTATGGATTTGAAGCCATCGGAATGAAACCCAAAACAGATATTGCTAATCGCTCGGTCATTTTACTAAAAAGCGAACTGATTATGTTTGCATCGGTTGAACTTCTGAAAAACACAACAAAAACCTTAAGACCCGATGGAAGTGCTTACAATTCTTTTCCTTCCGGTCATACTGCCCAGGCATTTGCAGCTGCAACTTTATTATCTGAAGAATATGGTTATCGGTATAAATGGGTACCCTATGTTTCATACGGTTTAGCATCAGGAGTTGGTGCATTAAGAATGGCAAATAACAAGCATTACATAAGTGATGTATTGGTTGCGGCAGGTATTGGCATTCTTTCTACTAAAATAGCCTATTGGACACATCGGTACAAGTGGGGCAAACCTAAAAGAGTTTCTGATTATAAAGACTAA